A portion of the Planctomycetota bacterium genome contains these proteins:
- the queC gene encoding 7-cyano-7-deazaguanine synthase QueC, translated as MFLLLARMSTPALILLSGGLDSATCLAIAADNGHAPLHTIAFDYGQRHRHELRAAEQIAEKYGAKHRVVRLDLRQFGGSALTADIDVPKHDRAADIGTDIPVTYVPARNTLFLSYALAECEVSGINDIYIGVNALDYSGYPDCRSEFIDAFQQAARLGTKLTALSIHTPLIHWTKAQIICEGVNLGVDYAQTHSCYDPVDGLACGRCDSCLLRAKGFADAGVPDPTRYVQR; from the coding sequence ATGTTCCTATTGTTGGCACGGATGAGCACGCCCGCACTGATCCTTCTCTCCGGTGGCTTGGACTCGGCGACCTGCCTCGCCATCGCCGCCGACAATGGGCACGCGCCGCTGCACACGATCGCTTTCGACTACGGCCAGCGGCATCGTCATGAACTGCGAGCCGCCGAGCAGATCGCGGAGAAATACGGTGCGAAACATCGCGTCGTGCGGCTCGACCTGCGTCAGTTCGGCGGTAGCGCCCTCACCGCCGACATCGACGTGCCCAAGCACGACCGCGCGGCCGACATCGGTACGGACATCCCCGTCACTTACGTCCCGGCCCGCAACACACTCTTTCTCAGCTACGCCCTGGCCGAGTGTGAGGTCTCCGGTATCAACGACATCTACATCGGCGTCAACGCACTCGATTACTCGGGCTACCCCGACTGCCGCTCGGAGTTCATCGACGCCTTCCAGCAGGCCGCACGCCTGGGCACCAAGCTCACGGCCTTGAGTATCCACACGCCGCTCATCCACTGGACCAAGGCCCAGATCATCTGCGAAGGCGTCAACCTCGGCGTTGATTACGCCCAGACTCATAGCTGCTACGACCCGGTCGATGGGCTGGCATGCGGCCGGTGCGATAGTTGTCTGCTGCGGGCCAAGGGGTTTGCCGACGCCGGCGTGCCGGATCCAACCCGGTATGTGCAACGTTGA